One window of Trifolium pratense cultivar HEN17-A07 linkage group LG5, ARS_RC_1.1, whole genome shotgun sequence genomic DNA carries:
- the LOC123884733 gene encoding transmembrane 9 superfamily member 10-like, with protein sequence MAKGLWIYVCFMSLIIQIANCFYLPGVAPEDFHKGDPLRVKVNKLSSTKTQLPYSYYSLPYCQPDHIIDSAENLGEVLRGDRIENSPYMFKMREPQMCNVVCRLILNAKTAKEFKEKIEDEYRVNMILDNLPLVVPLRRPDQESSLVYLHGFLVGLKGQYAGNKDEKHFIHNHLTFVVKYHRDPVTEFSRIVGFEVKPFSVKHEYEGEWDENTTRLTTCDPHAKKIISGTEPPQEVEDKKEIIFTYDVEFQESDVKWASRWDSYLLMADDQIHWFSIINSLMIVLFLSGMVAMIMLRTLYRDISKYNQLETQEEAQEETGWKLVHGDVFRPPSNSDLLCVYVGTGVQFFGMVLVTMMFAALGFLSPSNRGGLMTAMLLLWALMGLCGGYSSARLYKLFKGTEWKKITLKTAFMFPSIVFAIFFVLNALIWGQRSSGAVPFGTMFALVFLWFGISVPLVFLGGQIGFKKPEIEDPVKTSKIPRQIPEQAWYMNSVFAILIGGILPFGAVFIELFFILTSIWLHQFYYIFGFLFIVFLILLVTCAEITIVLCYFQLCSEDYMWWWRSYLTSGSSALYLFLYATFYFFTKLEITKPVSGVLYFGYMLLLSYGFFVVTGTIGFYACFWFTRLIYSSVKVD encoded by the exons ATGGCAAAAGGGCTATGGATCTATGTGTGTTTTATGTCCCTTATAATCCAAATTGCTAATTGTTTTTACCTTCCTGGTGTTGCACCTGAGGATTTCCACAAG GGAGATCCATTGAGGGTGAAAGTGAACAAACTGTCTTCTACAAAAACACAACTTCCTTACTCATACTATTCACTGCCTTACTGTCAGCCAGATCACATTATTGACAGTGCTGAGAATCTCGGAGAAGTTCTTCGAGGTGACCGTATCGAGAACTCTCCTTATATG TTTAAAATGAGAGAACCACAGATGTGCAATGTTGTTTGTCGTCTAATTCTTAATGCGAAAACAGCCAAAGAGTTCAAGGAAAAGATAGAAGACGAATATCGGGTGAACAT GATTTTAGACAATCTTCCTTTGGTTGTTCCGCTTCGACGACCTGATCAGGAATCGTCTTTAGTGTATCTGCATGGCTTTCTAGTTGGTCTTAAAGGACAATATGCTGGA AACAAGGATGAAAAGCATTTTATACATAATCACTTAACATTTGTGGTTAAGTATCATAGAGATCCTGTAACAGAGTTTTCAAGAATTGTAGGCTTTGAGGTTAAACCTTTCAG TGTAAAGCATGAATATGAAGGTGAATGGGATGAAAACACCACTCGCTTAACTACTTGCGATCCACATGCGAAAAAGATAATCTCAGGCACTGAACCTCCTCAAGAGGTTGAAGACAAGAAGGAAATTATTTTCACCTATGATGTTGAGTTCCAG GAAAGCGATGTAAAGTGGGCATCTCGCTGGGATTCCTATCTTCTAATGGCAGATGATCAAATTCACTGGTTTTCGATTATTAATTCTTTAATGATAGTACTTTTCCTATCCGGTATGGTGGCTATGATAATGTTAAGGACGCTTTACCGCGATATCTCAAAGTATAATCAATTAGAGACACAGGAAGAAGCTCAGGAAGAGACGGGGTGGAAACTTGTTCATGGAGATGTTTTCAGGCCTCCTTCAAACTCGGATTTACTATGTGTGTATGTCGGTACAGGTGTTCAGTTTTTTGGAATGGTTCTTGTCACTATGATGTTTGCTGCACTTGGATTTCTGTCTCCTTCAAATAGAGGAGGGTTAATGACTGCCATGCTTCTTCTCTGGGCTCTTATGGGACTATGCGGTGGATATTCTTCGGCGCGTCTTTACAAGTTATTCAAGGGAACAGAgtggaaaaaaatcactctCAAGACAGCTTTTATGTTTCCTTCAATTGTCTTTGCAATATTCTTTGTACTAAATGCTCTTATTTGGGGTCAAAGGTCTTCTGGGGCAGTGCCATTTGGTACAATGTTTGCTCTTGTTTTCTTATGGTTCGGCATCTCGGTACCACTTGTATTTCTTGGTGGTCAAATAGGTTTTAAAAAACCTGAGATTGAAGATCCTGTAAAGACAAGTAAGATACCAAGGCAGATACCAGAGCAGGCTTGGTACATGAACTCGGTCTTCGCGATTCTAATCGGAGGCATACTCCCTTTTGGTGCTGTCTTCATCGAGCTTTTCTTTATTCTCACATCTATTTGGTTgcatcaattttattatatatttggttTCTTGTTCATTGTGTTCCTCATCCTTCTTGTTACTTGCGCCGAGATCACTATAGTTCTTTGTTACTTCCAGCTCTGTAGTGAAGACTACATGTGGTGGTGGAGATCATATCTCACTTCTGGTTCCTCTGCACTCTACCTTTTCCTATATGCTACATTTTACTTCTTCACAAAACTTGAGATTACAAAACCAGTATCTGGAGTCTTGTACTTCGGCTACATGTTGCTTCTTTCATATGGCTTCTTTGTGGTGACTGGTACAATTGGTTTCTATGCATGCTTCTGGTTTACAAGGTTAATCTATTCTTCAGTGAAAGTTGACTGA
- the LOC123884732 gene encoding probable cyclic nucleotide-gated ion channel 5, translating into MKEKRVSNIYMLDELESRFPSSSDAEAKTRRFSFDKLSHDGVHVSSKTSSRSFKRGIRKGSEGLKSIGRSLGFGVSKAVFPEDLQVSENKILDPQDNFLLFWNKLFVISCILAVSVDPLFFYLPVINDSLRCLGIDRNLAIIVTTLRTFIDAFYLIHMALQFRTAYIAPSSRVFGRGELVIDPTQIAKRYLQRYFIIDFLSVLPLPQIVVWRFLQSSKGSDVVTTKQALLFIILLQYIPRFLRILPLTSELKRTAGVFAETAWAGAAYYLLLFMLASHIVGSFWYLLAVERNDFCWKKACSDNGYNKKFLYCGNQYMQGYSSWQNKSEAILTSQCSTDNDNPPFDYGIFTQALKSGIVSSNKFLSKYCYCLWWGLQNLSTLGQGLQTSTYTGEVIFSITLAIAGLILFALLIGNMQTYLQSLTIRLEEMRVKRRDSEQWMHHRLLPQELRERVRRYDQYKWLATRGVDEECLVQSLPKDLQRDIKRHLCLALVRRVPLFESMDERLLDAICERLKPCLFTENTYIVREGDPVDEMLFIIRGRLESVTTDGGRSGFFNRSFLKEADFCGEELLTWALDPKSGSNLPSSTRTVKALMEVEAFALTAEELKFVASQFRRLHSRQVQHTFRFYSQQWRTWAACFIQAAWRRYCKRKTTELRRKEEPEDSEGTRSNVGGSSYSLGATLLASRFAANALRGVHRNRIVKSSRDLVKLQKPSEPDFTSDDM; encoded by the exons ATGAAGGAGAAGAGAGTTAGTAATATTTATAT GTTGGATGAATTGGAATCTAGATTTCCCTCATCTTCTGACGCTGAAGCTAAAACACGTCGATTTAGTTTTGATAAATTAAGCCATGATGGTGTCCATGTTAGCAGTAAGACCTCCTCAAGGTCTTTCAAAAGAGGAATAAGAAAAGGATCTGAAGGACTCAAGTCAATTGGCCGATCACTTGGATTTGGGGTATCTAAGGCTGTGTTCCCAGAAGATCTTCAAGTTTCAGAAAACAAGATACTTGATCCTCAAGACAATTTTTTGCTCTTTTGGAATAAGCTTTTTGTTATCTCATGCATTTTGGCCGTGTCTGTGGATCCGCTGTTTTTTTATCTCCCTGTCATCAATGATTCGTTACGCTGTCTTGGTATAGACCGAAACTTGGCAATTATAGTTACCACATTGAGGACATTTATCGATGCTTTCTATCTTATACACATGGCTCTCCAATTCCGTACTGCATATATTGCTCCATCATCTCGTGTTTTTGGACGGGGTGAGCTTGTCATAGATCCGACACAGATAGCAAAGCGATACCTACAGCGATATTTCATCATTGATTTCTTATCAGTGTTGCCCTTACCACAG ATTGTGGTGTGGAGATTTCTTCAGAGTTCAAAAGGTTCAGATGTAGTCACAACAAAGCAGGCCTTACTTTTCATTATTTTGCTTCAGTACATTCCAAGATTTCTCCGTATATTACCATTGACTTCTGAACTTAAGAGAACAGCCGGTGTCTTTGCTGAAACTGCTTGGGCTGGCGCTGCATATTATTTGCTATTGTTCATGCTTGCCAGccat ATAGTCGGGTCGTTTTGGTACTTGTTAGCTGTTGAACGCAATGACTTTTGCTGGAAGAAAGCTTGTAGTGACAATGGATACAACAAGAAATTCTTGTATTGTGGCAACCAATACATGCAAGGTTATAGTTCCTGGCAGAATAAAAGTGAAGCTATTCTTACATCACAGTGCTCTACAGATAATGATAATCCTCCTTTTGACTATGGGATATTCACACAAGCCTTGAAATCTGGCATTGTTTCATCTAACAAGTTCTTGTCCAAGTACTGTTACTGTTTATGGTGGGGGCTTCAGAATTTGag TACACTTGGCCAGGGGCTTCAAACTAGTACTTACACCGGGGAGGTTATCTTTTCAATAACATTAGCCATAGCTGGCCTTATCCTCTTTGCACTTCTGATTGGTAACATGCAG ACATATCTTCAGTCTCTTACCATTAGGCTTGAGGAAATGAGAGTCAAGAGACGTGATTCAGAACAGTGGATGCATCATCGTCTGCTCCCACAAGAGCTTAGAGAGCGTGTGAGACGATATGATCAATATAAGTGGTTGGCGACACGTGGTGTAGATGAAGAATGTTTGGTACAAAGTCTCCCAAAGGACCTTCAAAGAGACATTAAGCGTCACCTTTGTCTGGCATTAGTTAGAAGG GTTCCTTTATTTGAGAGTATGGATGAGAGATTGCTTGATGCTATATGCGAGAGACTGAAGCCATGTTTATTTACAGAGAATACTTACATTGTTAGGGAAGGAGATCCGGTTGATGAGATGCTCTTCATCATACGTGGTCGTCTCGAGAGTGTTACTACAGATGGTGGGAGGAGTGGCTTTTTTAATCGCAGTTTTCTAAAAGAGGCAGACTTCTGCGGGGAGGAGCTTTTAACCTGGGCGCTTGATCCCAAATCTGGCTCTAACCTCCCATCTTCTACTCGAACAGTTAAGGCTTTAATGGAGGTTGAGGCTTTTGCGTTAACTGCTGAAGAGTTGAAATTTGTTGCCAGTCAGTTTAGGCGCCTTCACAGTAGACAGGTTCAACACACCTTCCGCTTTTACTCCCAACAATGGAGGACTTGGGCTGCATGCTTTATTCAAGCAGCATGGCGTAGGTATTGCAAACGAAAAACTACGGAGCTTCGTCGAAAGGAAGAACCCGAGGACTCAGAAGGAACTCGCAGCAATGTTGGTGGCAGTTCATACAGTCTTGGTGCGACATTATTAGCTTCAAGATTTGCTGCAAATGCTCTTCGTGGTGTACATCGCAATCGGATTGTGAAGAGTTCCAGGGACTTGGTCAAACTACAGAAACCTTCTGAGCCCGACTTCACTTCTGATGATATGTAA